AATGTCATTAAAAATATTTCTGTATAAAAAATTTCTTTGCTTCATAGTATTTTAGAGATCAAGTTCCGGTTTATCCACATGTTCCACGATAATATCCTGTTCCGCGCGCTCTGTGATCCGCATCACATCACGATCAACCTTTCCCAGTTCACTATATGCCTTGTTGAAATGACTCACCGTTGTCTGCAATGTTCTGCCCATTTTTTGAATATATGTTTCAAAAGCGAGCCAGTGTTTACTCAGCTGTTCAACGCGCAATTTGATGTGTTTGGCATTTTCTTCAATCTCCATCGCTCGCAATCCATGTAAAACTGTCTGCAAATACGCCAAAAATGATGTTGGTGACACCACAACGACGTGCCGATCTTTGAATGCATACTCAATCATGTTTATATCACCAACTTTGTTAACAAGCAAGTCATAATAGATCGCTTCTGACGGGATGAACATAAAAGCAAATTCCGTCGTCCCCTCATCGGGACGGATATATTTTGACGTTTCATCGATCCTCTTTTTAAGGTCTTGTCGGAATTGCTGTTTCAATGCCGTAATATTATCGTTTGCGCCGGCATTCATTACACGTTCATAATTTTCCAGAGAAAATTTGGAATCAATGGGGATAACCTTGTCCTTCACAAAAACAACGGCATCCACGATCTCACCGCTCGAAAAAGCATACTGCATGCGAAATGTATCCGGTGGCAAAACGTTGGAAAGAACATGCTCCAAAATAACCTCCCCCAACACACCTCTTTGCTTCGGATTACGCAATATATCCTGCAAATCGCGCAACTGTTCTGAAAAATCAACAATACGCTGATTGGTACGATCCAGATCACCAAGTCGACGATTGACATGATCGATCAATCGATCTGACTTTTGTGTGATCTCGCTGATCACTGCACGCGCCTCACGAAACTGATTTTGTCCCGCTTGATGAATACGCTCAAGGTTCTGCTCAATGGATATGCGCATACGATCATTTGTCATATTCATATCGCTGATCTGCTGCGATACCGCGCCCAAGCGCTCATTGTTCTGCACGCCATGCCCGGACCGCAAAAGCGACACCAATATCAAAATGGCAAGGATGATAAGAACGCTCAAAAGGATGTATACAATGACCATGAAAAAACTCTCAAATAATTATTTGCGAAGACTGAGAATGAATTTTTGTAATTTTGGCACCTTGTTTATCACAAGATCATGTGGAGAACCTAAAACATCCATCAAAAATCGGTCCATCATGTCAAGACGATAATTCAATTCATCACTCGTCATTGCCATATACCGCACTTCACGACCCACCTCCGCTTCAACCGCCTCAATTGCTTTGACAAGTTTCGGGCGATTGAGATCGTCACACACAATAAGAATGTCGAGTCTTGCCTTGTCATAATTAAGAAACACGCCACTGATCAACACCAACTTTACACGACCTACCTCTTCAATTTTCTTTAACTCTTTGCACTGCGGATATGTATTTGCCTTGATAAAAAGGTTTCGCAATTCCACATAATATGGGAATGATTCATTAAAAGAAAAAAATTTCTCTTTCTTACGAACAACCTGCGTAATAAAACCCACTTTGAGAAGCATATTGATATCCGCTCGTACGCGGCGACCATCCACACTCATTCGTTCTTTTAATTCTGCCATCGTCACTTCTTTCCCCGGATTTAAAATGAAAAATCGCATGATCCGTGAACGTGAACGTGACCCGAATAAATGTTCTAATATCTCTGGCATATATGCACTTCATCAAAAAATTACCTACTCCCCCTCCCTGCTTGTATCCAGTGTACTATCAAATCCTTTTAAATTCAAGAAGCAGATTCTTTCAATACTTTGCACTTGTACGAAATTCTTTGTATAATTACCATATATAATAATTTATGGTTTTGCAAAACAATATACCATGTAAGAAAGGGGCCACATTATTCAGCACAGACGTGTCGAATGTTTTTGTCGTGAAAAATGCAAAACGTCGCGCTTTCATTGAACAATTCAACTACACAAGCATCAATTTTACACAAAAAAATCTCGGTACGATCTTTGGCTTTTTCATCGTACGCGACCATTCTGTCTCCTCGGAAAACATTGTGAACTTCCTCGCATCGGAGATCAAAAAACATTATTTCTCCCCCACACAAAAAACTATTGAAGAAAAATTTGAATCCACACTGCACCACATCAATCGTGCTCTGGAAGAACTCGCCAATATCGGCAACGTTGATTGGCTTGGCACAATTGATGGTGCGGTTTGTGTGATCGATGATCAGACAATTCACTTCAGCATAACCGGTAACGCCACGGTCATCCTCCTGCGTGGCGACACCCTTCTCAATATCAGCGATGGACTTGCATCACCCGAGGCTGCAGACTATCCACTCAAAACTTTTGCAGACATCTCCAGTGGCGACCTCTGCGCATATGACAAGATCATCGTGACATCACAAGAATTACTCGAACTCGTCTCATTCAATGAACTTCAAAAAAATGCTACGCGCATGGGGCAAAAGAATTTTATCCAATTCATTGAGACCGTTCTTACAAATGAATGTTCCATTGCATCAACAACGATCATTGATGTTGTAGAAAAACCAACATCTGTGGCACAAACCACACAGCCACAAATGAAGGCTCTTCCACAAAATTTTTTTGGCGCAGATGCTTTTGAAAAAAAACCGGACGAATCCACACCCTCTGATACACCAATTGACATCGAAGGTTTATTGAACGACGCTCCGCAAGATTACACTGATCCCCGCACAGGTCATATTCATATCCACGGATCCGATGAAATACCCCAAAAAGCCTCTCCTCTTGATACCGTTTCTGACTTTTTTTCAGATACCGGTGAATTTCTCAAGAAAAAAGCCCGCAAACAAAAAAAACTTTTTTCACGAAAGATGTCCGCATCAAAAAACACTCCCGATTCTCCTTTACAAGAGGAGGCGCAGGATCACGATAATATCTTTGAAGAAAACGCTCCGTCACAGATCGCATTGTATTGGGCAAAACTAAAAACCTATGCGATCTCTGCTTTTTC
This genomic stretch from Parcubacteria group bacterium harbors:
- a CDS encoding DNA recombination protein RmuC — encoded protein: MVIVYILLSVLIILAILILVSLLRSGHGVQNNERLGAVSQQISDMNMTNDRMRISIEQNLERIHQAGQNQFREARAVISEITQKSDRLIDHVNRRLGDLDRTNQRIVDFSEQLRDLQDILRNPKQRGVLGEVILEHVLSNVLPPDTFRMQYAFSSGEIVDAVVFVKDKVIPIDSKFSLENYERVMNAGANDNITALKQQFRQDLKKRIDETSKYIRPDEGTTEFAFMFIPSEAIYYDLLVNKVGDINMIEYAFKDRHVVVVSPTSFLAYLQTVLHGLRAMEIEENAKHIKLRVEQLSKHWLAFETYIQKMGRTLQTTVSHFNKAYSELGKVDRDVMRITERAEQDIIVEHVDKPELDL